Part of the Longimicrobium terrae genome, CCCGGCTGCCCCGCAAGGCACGCCGCCAGGACGGCATGGGGATGATGCTGGGCTGGGCGGTCGCCACGGGGGTGATCCTGGCCATCGCCGACGTGCTCACCGAGCAGGGCAAGGACTCCGCCCACGCCCGCTGAACCCGCGCGCCAGACGACGGCGGCTGCATCCCGACGGGGTGCGGCCGCTTCTTTGTCCAGGTACCCTGATCGCGGGCAAGCGGTGGCACAGCAGCAAGTTGTCTGCCTCCGGAAACGCGGTACGCCTCTTGCTTTTCTCTCCTGCGACGACGGAAACGACCTCAAAGGGAGATGACGACCATGGACGAGCGCAATCTGACCGACCGCGGTCTCGACAACAATCTCACCGGCAAGCTCAAGGATCTGGGCGGCAAGGTGAAGGACGCGGTGGGTGGCCTTACCGGCGACACCAGCCTGCAGGCCGAGGGCAAGGGCGACCAGCTCGAGGGCAAGCTGCAGGACAAGCTTGGCGACGTACAGCGCGGCATCGACAAGCTCTAATCCGCCGTTAACCGCCAGCAGCAACGAGCGCGGCGGCCTTCGGGCCGCCGCGCTCTTTTGTTGTGCCTCATTTGGTGATCGCGCCGGGCCGGCCCGAGAGTGGCCCCCGTTCGGGTCGGCACCACCGGCCGGGCGGCGGGTTCGGTGTGCG contains:
- a CDS encoding DUF4235 domain-containing protein; its protein translation is MGKLGGKLMWAIAGTAANKMARSYTRSALHRDDGAPRLPRKARRQDGMGMMLGWAVATGVILAIADVLTEQGKDSAHAR
- a CDS encoding CsbD family protein, with protein sequence MTTMDERNLTDRGLDNNLTGKLKDLGGKVKDAVGGLTGDTSLQAEGKGDQLEGKLQDKLGDVQRGIDKL